A single window of Salvelinus namaycush isolate Seneca chromosome 11, SaNama_1.0, whole genome shotgun sequence DNA harbors:
- the LOC120055983 gene encoding 5-beta-cholestane-3-alpha,7-alpha-diol 12-alpha-hydroxylase-like, translating into MGFLLPILLALLASVLGGLYFLGAFRQRRPGEPPLDRGPIPWLGHVLEFRRDTAMFLERMKRKHGDIFTIQLGGFYFTFLMDPLSFGTVVKEARAKLDFTEFAKQLVQKVFGYHSMENDHKFLQMSSNKHLMGDGLVVMTQAMMSNLQNLMLHSVGTKHDKNKTWNEDGLFNYSYNIVFRAGYLALFGNETPKSTGSLEKAKEVDREESQELFREFRKYDQLFPNLAYGVLPPGEKREAERLKRLFWNMLSVQKVRTKDNISGWVREQQQVREEHGMEDFMQNRYMFLLLWASQGNTGPAAFWLLLYLMKHPEAMKAVQGEVEEVLKETDQEVKHGGPLIDLTRDMLLKTPILDSAVEETLRLTAAPVLTRAVLQDMSLKMSDGNEYRIREGDRVALFPYTAVHIDPEVHPDPLTFKYDRFLTPEGGKKTDFYKGGKKLKYYNMPWGAGITMCPGRFFATNELKQFVFLMLTYFDFELKNPEEKIPDIDIKRWGFGSMQPTKDIQFRYRLRF; encoded by the coding sequence ATGGGCTTTTTGCTTCCAATCCTTCTGGCTTTGCTAGCCTCTGTCCTGGGAGGCCTCTACTTCCTTGGGGCCTTCAGGCAGCGTCGACCCGGTGAACCCCCACTGGACCGGGGCCCAATCCCCTGGCTGGGCCACGTCCTGGAGTTCCGTAGGGACACTGCAATGTTTCTGGAGAGGATGAAGAGGAAGCATGGGGATATTTTCACCATACAGCTGGGAGGATTCTATTTCACATTCCTCATGGACCCTCTGTCCTTCGGGACGGTCGTGAAGGAGGCTCGCGCCAAGCTGGACTTCACCGAATTCGCAAAGCAGCTGGTGCAGAAAGTGTTTGGTTACCACTCCATGGAGAATGACCACAAGTTTCTGCAGATGTCCAGCAACAAGCACCTGATGGGGGATGGTTTAGTGGTAATGACACAGGCCATGATGAGCAACCTACAGAATCTAATGCTGCACAGTGTAGGGACAAAGCATGATAAAAATAAGACCTGGAATGAGGATGGCTTGTTCAACTACAGCTACAATATTGTCTTCAGGGCAGGCTACCTGGCTCTGTTTGGTAACGAGACACCCAAATCCACGGGGAGCTTAGAGAAAGCCAAAGAGGTCGACAGAGAGGAGTCCCAGGAGCTCTTCCGTGAGTTCCGTAAGTACGACCAGCTCTTCCCCAATCTGGCCTACGGGGTCCTGCCTccgggggagaagagggaggcagagaggctgAAGAGGCTGTTCTGGAACATGCTGTCAGTGCAGAAGGTGAGGACTAAGGATAACATCAGTGGCTGGGTGCGCGAGCAGCAGCAGGTGAGGGAAGAGCATGGCATGGAGGACTTCATGCAGAACAGGTACatgttcctcctcctctgggcCTCCCAGGGGAACACCGGCCCTGCTGCCTTCTGGCTTCTCCTTTACCTCATGAAGCACCCAGAGGCCATGAAGGCTGTgcagggggaggtggaggaggtgctGAAGGAGACAGACCAGGAGGTGAAGCACGGTGGACCCCTCATCGACCTGACCCGGGACATGCTGCTGAAGACGCCCATTCTGGACAGCGCTGTGGAAGAGACCCTCCGCCTCACTGCTGCCCCTGTCCTCACCAGGGCCGTGCTCCAGGACATGTCCCTCAAGATGTCTGACGGGAATGAGTACCGCatcagggagggagacagggtggCCCTCTTCCCTTACACCGCTGTTCATATTGACCCAGAGGTCCACCCCGACCCACTCACCTTTAAGTACGACCGCTTCCTGACCCCAGAGGGGGGtaaaaaaacagatttttacaAAGGTGGGAAGAAGTTGAAGTACTACAACATGCCGTGGGGTGCTGGGATCACCATGTGCCCTGGGCGCTTCTTTGCCACCAACGAGCTGAAGCAGTTTGTCTTCCTCATGCTCACGTACTTTGACTTTGAGCTCAAGAACCCAGAGGAAAAGATACCTGATATTGACATAAAGCGCTGGGGCTTTGGGTCCATGCAGCCAACCAAAGACATCCAGTTTAGATACAGACTCAGGTTTTAA